GTCGGCGACAAGACCGCCGCGCAGCTCATCAATAAATACGGCGACGTCGAGCAGGTGATCGCGCACGCCGACGAGCTCACGCCGAAACTCCGCGACGCGCTGAAGGCGCACGCCGATCAGGTGCGGATCAACAAAGAGCTTGGCCGCTTGCTCGACGACGTGCCGCTGGAGATCGACCCGGCGGCCATTTCGCTCCAACCCTGGGATGAAGACAAGGTTCGCAATCTCTTCACGTCGCTAGAGTTCCGCACGTTGCACGAGCGATTGAAAGAACTGAAGCTCCACGCCGCGGCGGCGGCGACGCCGGCGCTCGAACTCAAGTCGGTCGCCGATCTGGCCTCGGAAGCTGAACTTCGCCAAGGAGCGACCACCGCACTCTCCTGGAGCGAGAACTGGCTGGCGGTTTGCGACGCGCCGGGCGAAGCGCGCGTTCTGCCTCTCGCGAATGGCGTGCGACGGCTTGCTGCCTGTCTCGAGGATCCGAATCGGCGGAAGATCGCCCACGACGCCAAATCGCTCTATCGCTCGGCGCTGAACGCGGGAGTCCAGGTCCAGGGACTCTACTGCGACACGAAGATCGCCGCGTACCTGCTCGAACCCGGCGCCGCTTCCGGATACACGGTCAAAGACACGGTCGGCCGGTATCTCGGCGTTTCGCTCGAGGACGGCGACTCCGAGCCGCAGGCAGGCGGGCAGGCGAGTCTCGATTTCGGCGCGGACGACAAACGGCGCGTCGCCCGCGAAGCGGTCGCGGTCCACACCGTCGCCCCGGTTCTCGAAGAGAATCTGCGCGCGCAAGGGAGCTGGGAGCTGGCCGCGACGCTGGAGTTTCCCCTGGTCGAGGTGCTCGCGCGCATGGAGCATACCGGGATTCTCATCGACCGCGGCTATCTGGAAAAGCTGGACGCCGACTTCGGCGAAAAAATGACGGCGCTGGAGCGCTCGGTCCAGCAGCTCGCCGAAGAGGATTTCAACGTGAACTCCCAGCCGCAGCTCCAGCGCATTCTCTTCGAGAAGCTCGCGCTGCCGAAAACCAAGAAGATCAAGACCGGCTATTCCACCGACGCCGCCGAGTTGGAGAAGCTCGCGGGCGCGCATCCGATCGTCGCCGCGCTGCTCGAATACCGGGAGGTGTCGAAGCTCAAGAACGGTTTTACCGAGATGCTGCTCGAGCTGATCGACTCCAAGACCAACCGGATCCACACGACTTACGAGCAAACCAAGGCCGCGACCGGCCGTCTGGCGTCGAACGCCCCGAACCTGCAAAACATTCCGATTCGCGGCGAGATGGGCCGGCGCATTCGGCGCGCGTTCATCGCGCCTCCCGGCCACGTTCTGCTCTCGGCCGACTACTCGCAGATCGAGCTGCGGGTGCTCGCGCATCTCTGCGAGGACGAGACGTTTTGCCGCGCTTTCGCCGAAGGCCACGATTTCCACGCGACCATCGGCGCCAAAGTCTACGGCGTCGCGCTCGCCGACGTGACGCCGGAGATGCGCAGCCAGGTGAAGCAGTTCTCCTACGGCATCGCCTACGGCATGTCCGCTTACGGCGTCTCGCAGCGGCTCGGCGTCGAGATGGACGAGGCGGCGAGCTTCATCGAGACTTACTACGCCCAGTTTCCCAAGGTGAGGGAGTTTCTCGCCGCGCAGGTCGAGAAAGCCAAGATCGACGGCTTCACCACGACCATGTTCGGCCGCCGCCGCTACCTGCCGGAGCTGCAGTCGGCAAATTTCCGCTTGCGGGCGCTGGGCGAGCGCATGGCGCTCAATACGCCGATCCAAGGCAGCGCCGCCGATATCATCAAGAAGGCCATGATCGGCGTGGACGCCGCGCTCGGCAAACATCCGGTCGCCAAGATGTTGCTCACCGTGCACGACGAGCTGGTCTTCGAAGTACCGGAGGAAAACTTGGCGCAAGCTCGCGCGCTGATCGAAAAAGAGATGGTCGGCGCCGCGGAGCTTCGCTGCGGTCTGGCGGTCGATATCCACATTGGAAGTAATTGGGCCGACGCTCACGCGTAAGCAGACCGGTGAAAACGTCCTGTACCATCATCAGACCGCCCGTGAGTTTCTCTCCGGATCGATGCGATACGTCTGTTGAACGCGGCACGAGTGTTCTAATACAGATTTATCAAGTACGCTTGACGAACCTCGTCCCACGCATCGATCCTGCGAGAACCTCCCGGACAGCCATAGTGTGCGAGCGGCTCGCCCGCGAGTTTCTCTCCGGGCCGATGCGATAGGGCTCTACTACGCGGCACGAGTGTTCTAACAGAAAGTTTTGCAGTACGCTTGAGGCATATCGCCCCCGCGCATCGGCCCTCCGAGAAACCCCCGTGCAAGCCGCTCAGGTTTGTTACTCTGTGTAAGGAAAAGCATCGGAATACGAAATGCAATTATTGCGCTTTGACAACGTTTCTTTGGCTTACGGCCATCTGCCTTTGTTGAGGAACGTCGATTTTCAGATCGAAGAGGGCGAACGTGTGTGTCTCGTCGGGCGCAACGGCGCGGGCAAATCGACCTTGCTGCGCCTGATCAGCGGAGCGGCGATTCCCGATGGCGGCGAGGTGTGGCGCCGGGAGACGTTGAGCGTCGGCCATCTCGAGCAGGAGGTGCCGCCGGACGCCGATCAGACCGTGTTTCAGGTCGTCGCCTCCGGATCGGGCGAGTTGGGCGCGCTGCTGGCGGAGTATCATCAGGCGGCGCACGAAGCCCGCGCCGCGGAGCGATCTTCGCTCGCGCGTCTCGCCGAGCTGCATGCCCGGATCGACGCGCTGGACGGCTGGAACATCAATCAGAAGGTCGAGACCGTTTTAACCCGCTTGAATTTGCCCGCCGACAAACGCCTCGCCGACTGCTCCGGCGGGATCAGGCGACAGGCGATGCTCGCCCGCGCGCTCGTGCGCGAGCCCGATCTTCTGCTGCTGGACGAGCCGACCAACCATCTCGACATCAGCGCGATCACCTGGCTGGAAAAATATTTGCTCGCCTATCGCGGCGCGTTGATCTTCATCACGCACGATCGAACATTGGTAAAGCGTCTCGCGAGCCGCATCGTCGATCTCGACCGCGGCCGGTTGACTTCTTTCCCCGGCGATTTTGAGAACTATCTGCGCAAAAAAGACGAATTCCTGGAGATCGAGGCGCGCGCCGCCGCCAAGTTCGACAAAAAGCTCGCGGAAGAAGAAGCGTGGATTCGCCGCGGCAT
This genomic window from Candidatus Binatia bacterium contains:
- the polA gene encoding DNA polymerase I gives rise to the protein MNGKSKNSRGGKSARISPPAEKRDRRKVLLLDGHSLAYRAFFALPDTLVTSSGQVTNAVYGFTAMLIKLFADERPNAVIVCFDKGAPQFRLDRYAEYKAGRAETPDKFRQQLPLIREVLEALKIPMFELSGYEADDLLATLAKHCGAERCETVIVTGDRDILQLVREDVSVIMTRRGISDVIRYDAPTVVERYGVAPEKWIDFVALKGEASDNLPGVPGVGDKTAAQLINKYGDVEQVIAHADELTPKLRDALKAHADQVRINKELGRLLDDVPLEIDPAAISLQPWDEDKVRNLFTSLEFRTLHERLKELKLHAAAAATPALELKSVADLASEAELRQGATTALSWSENWLAVCDAPGEARVLPLANGVRRLAACLEDPNRRKIAHDAKSLYRSALNAGVQVQGLYCDTKIAAYLLEPGAASGYTVKDTVGRYLGVSLEDGDSEPQAGGQASLDFGADDKRRVAREAVAVHTVAPVLEENLRAQGSWELAATLEFPLVEVLARMEHTGILIDRGYLEKLDADFGEKMTALERSVQQLAEEDFNVNSQPQLQRILFEKLALPKTKKIKTGYSTDAAELEKLAGAHPIVAALLEYREVSKLKNGFTEMLLELIDSKTNRIHTTYEQTKAATGRLASNAPNLQNIPIRGEMGRRIRRAFIAPPGHVLLSADYSQIELRVLAHLCEDETFCRAFAEGHDFHATIGAKVYGVALADVTPEMRSQVKQFSYGIAYGMSAYGVSQRLGVEMDEAASFIETYYAQFPKVREFLAAQVEKAKIDGFTTTMFGRRRYLPELQSANFRLRALGERMALNTPIQGSAADIIKKAMIGVDAALGKHPVAKMLLTVHDELVFEVPEENLAQARALIEKEMVGAAELRCGLAVDIHIGSNWADAHA